DNA from Stutzerimonas decontaminans:
GCGAAGGGGGTTAGACGAAGAATAGCGGTTCTTCGAGTGCGTGCGCAGCAGCTGGAATTGCCGGGCTGGCGGGACGCGTATGTGCCGCGAATAAAAAAGCCCCGCCGAGCGGCGGGGCTTTTCTTCCACGGGAATGGCTGGCGTCAACCTCCCAGGTAGGCGTCACGTACCTTCGGATCGGTCAGCAGGTCCTCGCCGCTGCCCTGCATGACGATGTGCCCGTTCTCCAGCACGTAACCGCGGTCGGCCAGTTTGAGTGCCTGGTTGGCGTTCTGCTCGACCAGGAACACTGTTACACCGTCCTCGCGCAGCTGTTCGATGATCTCGAAGATCTGCTGGATGATGATCGGTGCCAGACCGAGTGACGGCTCGTCGAGCAACAGCAGCTTGGGCTTGCTCATCAGTGCGCGGGCGATGGCGAGCATCTGCTGCTCGCCACCGGACATGGTGCCGCCCCGCTGCTGATAGCGTTCCTTGAGCCGCGGGAACAGGCCGAGCACCTTGTCCAGCTGCTCCTGGAAGTCCGTCTTGCCAGTAAAGAAACCGCCCATGGACAGGTTCTCTTCAACCGTCAGACGGGCGAAGATCCGCCGCCCTTCGGGTACCACGGCGATCGCCTTGCGCATGATGTCGCAGGTCTGCCGGCCAACCAGCTCCTCGCCCTGGAAGCGAATGCTGCCGCTGGCCGCCTGCGGCGAGCCGCATAGGGTCATCAGCAGGGTCGACTTGCCGGCACCGTTGGCGCCGATCAGGGTGACGATTTCGCCTTGCTCCACTTGCACATTGATGTCGTGTAGCGCCTGGATCTTGCCGTAAAAGGTCGAGACGTTTTCGAAAGTCAGCATGCTTACGCCTCCCCCAGATAGGCTTTGATCACGTCCGGATTGTTGCGCACCTGTTCGGGCGAACCATCGGCCAGCGGCGTTCCCTGATTGATCACATAGATGTGGTCGGAGATGCTCATGACCAGCTTCATGTCGTGTTCGATCAGCAGCACCGTGACGCCATGCTCGTCGCGCAGCATGGCGATCAGCGCCTTGAGGTCTTCGGTTTCCTTCGGATTGAGGCCGGCCGCCGGCTCGTCGAGCATGAGGATGCGCGGGCGCGTCATCATGCAACGGGCGATTTCCAGGCGGCGCTGCTGGCCATAGGCGAGGGTGCCAGCCGGACGGTTGGCGACGTCGGTCAGATTCACCTGCTCCAGCCAATGCGCGGCGAAATCCATCGCCGTGCGCTCGCTCTTGCGAAACCCCGGAGTCTTCAGTAGGCCGGCGAGGAAGTTGGTGTTCAGATGGCGATGCTGTGCCACCAGCAGGTTTTCCACCGCCGTCATGTCCTTGAACAGGCGGACATTCTGGAAGGTGCGTACCACGCCCTGACGAGCGATCTTGTGGCCGGGTAGACCGTGAATCGGCGTACCGTCGAGCAGGATTTCCCCGGCAGTCGGCTGGTAGAAGCCGGTCAGGCAGTTGAATACGGTGGTCTTGCCGGCGCCGTTGGGGCCGATCATCGAGACCACTTGCTTGTCATGTACCGTCAGCCCCACCTCGTTGACGGCTAGCAGGCCGCCAAAACGCATCATCAGGCCGCGTACTTCTAGAATCGGGCGGCTCATTGCTTCAGCTCCAGGTGTGGGCGCTGCATCGGCAGCAGACCTTGCGGGCGCCAAATCATCATCAGCACCATCAGGGCGCCGAACATCAACATGCGGTATTCACTGAATTCGCGCATCAGCTCGGGCAGCAGGATCATTACGATCGCCGCGAGGATCACCCCGAGCTGCGAGCCCATACCACCCAGCACCACGATGGCGAGGATGATCGCCGACTCGATGAAGGTGAAGGATTCCGGTGATACCAGCCCCTGACGGGCGGCGAAGAAGCTGCCGGCGAAACCGGCGAAGGTCGCGCCCAGGGTGAACGCCGAAAGCTTGATCACGGTGGGGTTCATGCCCAATGCGCGGCAGGCGATCTCGTCTTCGCGCAGGGCTTCCCATGCGCGCCCGATCGGCATGCGCAGCAGCCGGTTGATCACGAACAGCGTCAGCAGTACTAGCAGCAGGGCGATCAGGTAGAGGAAGATCACCTTGTTCACCGAGTTGTAGGCCACCCCGAAATATTCGTGGAACGTCTGCATGCCTTCGGCGGCACGGCGGTCGAAGGACAGGCCGAACAGCGTCGGTTTGTCGATGCCGCTGATACCGTTCGGGCCGCCGGTCACGCTGGTCATGTTGCGCAGCAGGATGCGAATGATCTCGCCGAAGCCGAGCGTCACGATCGCCAGGTAGTCACCGCGCAAGCGCAGCACCGGGAAGCCCAGCAGGAAGCCGAACAGGGCTGCCATCGCGCCGGCGATGGGCAAGGCGGTCCAGAACCCGACACCGTAGTAGTGCGAGAGTAGCGCATAGGTGTAGGCACCGACGGCGTAGAAGCCGACGTAACCCAGATCGAGCAGGCCGGCCAGGCCCACAACGATGTTCAGGCCGAGGCCGAGCATCACGTAGATCAGGATCAGCGTGGCGATGTCCACTGCGCCACGCGAGCCGTAGAACGGCCAGACCAGCGCAACCAGTACCAGCGCCAGGATGATCCAGCGTTGGGTCGAGGGCAGCGTGAGGAAGTTGCCGGCGCCGGCAGGCACGCTTGGCAAGCTGGGGCTTGCGGCCCAGCCAGCGGCCAGGTGCGTGCGGAACAGCTGCCAGACGAACATGGCCACTGCGCAGGCGGCGATGATCCAGAAGGTGCCGATATCGGCACCATGCACCTCGACGCGGATGCCGACGGTGGTGAGCTTCAGGCCGAACACCGGTACCGCCACGGCGATGACCAGCAAGGCGCTGAAGAAGGCTGTACGGAGATTGCCGCTCATACCTTTTCCACCTCCGGGCGGCCGAGGATGCCGGTGGGGCGGAACAGCAGAACGAGGATGAGCAGGCTGAACGCGACGACATCCTTGTACTGGTCACCGAAGATGTCCGCACCGAAGGCTTCCGCGACGCCAAGCACCAGCCCGCCGAGCATGGCACCCGGGATACTGCCGATACCGCCTAGCACTGCCGCGGTGAATGCCTTGATACCGGCAAGGAAGCCGATGTGCGGGTTGATCACCCCGTACTGCATGCTGATCAGCACCGCCGCGACGGCGGCCAGCGCAGCGCCGATGACGAAGGTCAGGGCGATGATGCTGTTGGTGTTGATGCCCAGCAGGTTGGCCATCTTCAGGTCTTCGGCGCAGGCGCGACAGGCGCGACCCAGACGTGACCGCGAGATGAACAGGGTCAGGCCGTACATTGCGACGAAGGTGACCACGAAGATCAGGATCTGCATGTAGGAGATCACCACGCCGTTCATGGCGCTTTCGCCTATGACCAGGTTGCCCGGCATCAGGTTGGGGATCGCCTTGTCCTTGGAGTCCTGGGCCAGCAGGACGACGTTCTGCAGGAAGATCGACATGCCGATCGCGGAGATCAGCGGGATCAGCCGGTTACTGCCGCGAAGTGGGCGATAGGCGACCCGTTCGATGCTGTAACCGTAGGCGCTGGTGACGATCATGGCGGCCACGAATGCGCCGATCATCAGGATCGGCAGTGCGTCCAGGCCCATCATGGACAGGCCGACGATCGCGATGAAGGTGACATACGAACCGATCATGTACACCTCGCCGTGGGCGAAGTTGATCATGCCGATGATGCCGTACACCATCGTGTAACCGATGGCGATCAGCGCGTAGGTGCTGCCCACGGTAAGTCCGTTGATCAGCTGTTGTAGGTAGTGGTAAAGCTCAGGCATCACTGCTCTCCCGAAGTCCCTGCAATTCCATTTCGCTCCGGCTGCGCTGCCCACTTCGAACACACCGCGCAACCTGGCGCGGTGCCACTGCGGTACGGTGCCTGGCGGATCACGCACGGCGCCGGTTCGAGGCGGGCCTGCTGTTCAGGCCGCTCGTCGGATTACAGGTACGGCGAGGCGGCCCGATGCTTGTGGCAGGACCGCCCGCTAAAACAAAGCCCACAAGCGAGTGTGGGCTTTGTCAGGCTGATGGAAATTACTTGGCTTCGGTCTTGGTGCCGTCCTGGTGCCATTCGTAGACGACGAAATTGAAGTCCTTCAGGTCGCCTTTCTCATCGAACGAGAGCATGCCGGTCGGGGTGTCGAAGGTATTGCTGCGCAGCGCTTCGGCCACCTTGTCGGTGTCGGTGCTGCCGGCTTTTTCGATGCCTTCGGCGATAACCTGAACCGCCGCGTAGGCCGGGAACACGAACGGGCCGCTCGGGTCTTGTTTCTTGGCCTTGAAGCCGTCAACCAGCTCCTTGTTGCGCGGGTCCTGGTCGAAGGATTTCGGCAGCGTTACGTACATTCCTTCGGAGGCCGGGCCGGCGATGGCGGAGATTTCCGAGTTGCCGACGCCTTCCGGGCCCATGAAGCGCACGTTCAGGCCTTTTTCCTTGGACTGACGCAGCAGCAGGCCCAGTTCCGGGTGGTAGCCGCCGTAATAGACGAAGTCCACGCCTTCACGCTTGAGCTTGGCGATCAGCGAGGAGAAGTCCTTGTCGCCGGCATTGATGCCTTCGAACAGGCCGACCTTGATGTTCTTGCCTTCCAGGGTCTGCTTGACCGCAGTCGCGATGCCTTCGCCGTACTGCTGCTTGTCGTGGATGACGGCGACGTTCTTCGGTTTGACGTGGTCGGCGATGAAGTTGCCGGCGGTCGGGCCCTGCAAGCTGTCGAGGCCGATGGTGCGGAAGATCAGTTCATAACCGCGGGAGGTGATGTCCGGGCTGGTGGAAGCCGCAGTGATCATCAGGATGCCTTCGTCCTCGTAGATGTCGGACGCGGGTTGCGTGGAGCTGGAGCAGAGGTGGCCGACCACGAACTTGACGTTATCGTTGACGATCTTGTTGGCCACCGCCACGGCCTGTTTCGGATCGCAGGCGTCGTCGTAGCGAACACCCTTCAGTTGCGCGCCGTTCACCCCGCCGGCCTTATTGATCTGCTCGATGGCCATTTCGGCCCCGATGAACTGCATGTCCCCGTACTGCGCCACCGGCCCGGTTACCGGCCCTGCCAATCCGATGCGGATGGTGTCGGCGGCCAGGGTGTAGCTGGCTGCGCCGGTCAGTGCCATTGCCAGGAAAATTTTCGAAAGACGCTGTTTGGTCTTCATAAGTGCTCCACTTGCATCGTTATTGTTTGAATCCTGCGGGCCGGAGCGCCGTTAAGAGGCGAACATCCCGAAACGCTCCGGCAACTGTACCGGCACAGTGTAGAAGTGTCTCCTTCGTTTGCACAGCCGGCAGATTCAACCGTTTGATGGGAATCTGGGCGCGGGTATCATTGCGCCCTTTTCGTATCTGGTGAGTCCCATGGCCGACGACGCAAGCACTCTTTATGCCAAGCTGCTGGGCGAAACTGCAGCGATCACTTGGCAGGAACTACAGCCGTTCTTCGCCCGTGGTGCGCTGTTGCAGGTGGCGGGGGATGCCGATCTGGTTGCAGTGGCGCAGGCCGTCGCCGAGGACGATCAGGCCAAGGTGGCCGCGTGGCTGAATGCTGGGCAGCTGTCTAAGATGCAGGCCGAGCAGGCGCAGGATTGGCAGCAGCGCGACCCTGACCTATGGGCTGTGGTGGTCGCACCTTGGGTGCTGGTGCAGGAGCGCGAACAACCATCCGTCGTGCACTGAAACAGGGCGGTGACGTCTCGCCGCCTTTGATCAGCTGCGTACCCAGCGCTGCCTGGCCCAGGCGCTGAGGCTGTCTACCGCCAGCACCATCAGAAGCATTGCCAGGATGACCGTCGAGGCCTGGGCTTCCTGAAATAGACTGAGGCTCATATAGAGCATCTGGCCCAGTCCGCCGGCGCCGACGAAACCGAGCACGCTGGCCATGCGGATATTGTTTTCCCAGCGGTACAGCGTGTAGGCCACCAACTGCGGCCAGAGCGAGGGCAGGGTGCCGTAGCAGAACGCAGCAATGCGTCCGCTACCGGCCAACCGCAGGGCGTCGCCGGGTTGCGCTGGGGTGTTCTCGAGCGCTTCGGCGAATAGGCGGCCAAGCACCCCGGTGGTATGCAGGGCCAGCGCCAGGGTTCCTGCATTCGGACCGAGGCCGGCGGCGAGCACCATCAGCGCTGCCCACACCAGTTCCGGTATCGCCCGCAGCGCATTGAGCAGCAGGCGCGACGCTGCCTGCGGGAGCAGACCGAAACGTCCGGCGGCAGGGAGTGCCAGCAGCAAGCCGAACAGGGCTGCGAGCAATGTGCCGATGGCGGACATCGCCAGTGTTTCCAGCGTGCCTTGGGCGATCGCCTGCAGGTGTTCGGGCGACAGGTCCGGTGCCATGAATCCCGAAGCGTAAGTGGCCATCTGCGCGAGTCCGTCGCGACTGAACAGGGCCGCGCTTTCCAGTTGCAGAAAGTTGAAGGCGGCCACGACGGCGGCGACCAGCCCGGCCGGGATCAGCAGGCGCGACAGCAGTCTCATGCGAACCTCCAGCGCAGCAGGCGGCTCAGCAGATCGGCCAGCAGCACTAGCATGAGAAACGTCAGCAGCATGCTGGCGACTTCACCGCCGGCAAACATGCGCATCGACAGATCCATTTGCTGGCCCAGCCCGCCGGCGCCGACGAAGCCCATCACCACCGAGGCGCGGATCGCGCACTCCCAGCGGTAAACGCTGTACGAGAGCATCTCGCCCGTGGCTTGCGGCAGTACTCCATAGAGGAATGCCTGCAGTCGCGAAGCACCGGCGCCCAGCAGGGCACGGGCGGGCAGCGGGTCGACCGACTCGAAGATTTCCGCGTAGACCTTGCCGAGCATGCCGGCGTATGTGATGGCGATGGCCAGCACGCCGGCGGTCGGGCCCAGCCCCACGGCGCGAACGAACAGCAGGGCCCAGACGATTTCCGGGATGCTGCGCAAAACGATCAGCAATCCGCGCACCGGCCAGCGCAAGGCCTGTGCCCACCAGGCCGGACGGCCGCCGCGGCTGAGCGCGGACAGGGACATTGCGCGGGTCGCAAGCAGAGCGCAGGGGAGGGCGACACCCAACGCCAGGGCCATGCCGGCGGTGGCGATGGCCAGGGTCTCCAGCGTGGCCTGCCAGAGTAGCTCGAGAAACTCGCCGCTGTGCTCAGGCGGCCAGAACGCCGAGACAAAGGTGCCCATGGTGTCGGCATTGCTGCCGTCGAACAGCACGCCAAGGTCCAGCTCGCTCAGTTTCAGCCCGGGCCACAGCAACGCCACCACCAGCAATGTCAGCATCAGGCGTGAAGCGGTAGCGGGGTCGTGGCGGACCAGCGCGGGGTTCAGCATCGCGGAATGTTCAGCAGCGGGGGCGGCGCAGCGGGTGGCGACGGGGCATGCTCGAGTTGCTCGTTGGCGTACAACGCGGTCAGCTCGTCGTGACCGATTGCAGTGGCGGGTTTGTCGAACAGGATGCAACCGTCACGCACGCCGACGATGCGCGGGAAGTGCTCCAGCGCCAACTCCACTGCGTGCAGGCTGGCCAGCAGTGTGGCGTTGCGGCGCTGCGCTTCGCGGCTGAGCACGTCCAGCGTGTGGCTGGCGAGCACCGGGTCCATGGCCGACACCGGTTCATCGGCGAGAATCAGATCCGGGGCCTGATAAAGCACCCGGGCGATTCCGACTCGCTGCAGCTGACCGCCCGATAGCTGGTCACAGCGCATGTACAGCTTGTCGGCAAGATCGAGACGCCCGAGCGCATCGGCGGCGCCCTGACGGTCCAGTGGAAAGATCAGGCTGAACAGGCTCTTGAACAGCGACCACTGACCAAGCCGACCGGCCAGCACCGCAGTGACCACGCGCTGCCTTGCGGGTAGCGGCGGCGCCTGGTGAATCAGGCCGATCCGCGTACGCAGTCGTTGCCGGGCGGTGGCGGCAAGCGTCCAGGGCTGCTTGCCGAGCAAATCGAGCTCGCCCTGGTCGGGCTTGAGCGAGGTGGCCAGAAGACGCAGCAGCGTGGTCTTGCCAGCCCCGGATGGCCCGATGATCGCGACGCGCTCACCTTGGGCGATCTGCAGATCGATTCCGCGCAAGGCAACCTGGCCGCCGGCGTGGGTATGCCCCACGCCGGCCAGCTTCACCATTGGTTCGGGTTCGGCCGCGCAGTCTGGCATTGGCGGCGCCTGCAAGGTGCTCATGTGCGTGAAACGCGCAACGTCACTTCAGCAGTCCGGCCGCCCGCGCGGCTTCTTCGATGCCGGCGTAGTTTTCCGGCTTGGTCTCGATGAAGCGGCTGGCGGCCTGCAGGTCAAGGATCGCCTTGTGCTCGGGGTTGGCCGGGTCGAGGGCGAGGAACGCTGCCTTGATCTTCTCGACCAGAGCCGGGTCGAGATTGCCACGCACCGTCCAGTTGTAGTCGTAGTAGGGAGGCGTGGTGGAGATCACGCGGACCTTGGCGGTGTCGACCTTGCCGGCCGCGACCAGCTTGTCCCATACCGAGGCATTG
Protein-coding regions in this window:
- a CDS encoding phosphonate ABC transporter ATP-binding protein → MPDCAAEPEPMVKLAGVGHTHAGGQVALRGIDLQIAQGERVAIIGPSGAGKTTLLRLLATSLKPDQGELDLLGKQPWTLAATARQRLRTRIGLIHQAPPLPARQRVVTAVLAGRLGQWSLFKSLFSLIFPLDRQGAADALGRLDLADKLYMRCDQLSGGQLQRVGIARVLYQAPDLILADEPVSAMDPVLASHTLDVLSREAQRRNATLLASLHAVELALEHFPRIVGVRDGCILFDKPATAIGHDELTALYANEQLEHAPSPPAAPPPLLNIPRC
- a CDS encoding ABC transporter ATP-binding protein, which codes for MLTFENVSTFYGKIQALHDINVQVEQGEIVTLIGANGAGKSTLLMTLCGSPQAASGSIRFQGEELVGRQTCDIMRKAIAVVPEGRRIFARLTVEENLSMGGFFTGKTDFQEQLDKVLGLFPRLKERYQQRGGTMSGGEQQMLAIARALMSKPKLLLLDEPSLGLAPIIIQQIFEIIEQLREDGVTVFLVEQNANQALKLADRGYVLENGHIVMQGSGEDLLTDPKVRDAYLGG
- the phnE gene encoding phosphonate ABC transporter, permease protein PhnE, with product MRLLSRLLIPAGLVAAVVAAFNFLQLESAALFSRDGLAQMATYASGFMAPDLSPEHLQAIAQGTLETLAMSAIGTLLAALFGLLLALPAAGRFGLLPQAASRLLLNALRAIPELVWAALMVLAAGLGPNAGTLALALHTTGVLGRLFAEALENTPAQPGDALRLAGSGRIAAFCYGTLPSLWPQLVAYTLYRWENNIRMASVLGFVGAGGLGQMLYMSLSLFQEAQASTVILAMLLMVLAVDSLSAWARQRWVRS
- a CDS encoding high-affinity branched-chain amino acid ABC transporter permease LivM — its product is MSGNLRTAFFSALLVIAVAVPVFGLKLTTVGIRVEVHGADIGTFWIIAACAVAMFVWQLFRTHLAAGWAASPSLPSVPAGAGNFLTLPSTQRWIILALVLVALVWPFYGSRGAVDIATLILIYVMLGLGLNIVVGLAGLLDLGYVGFYAVGAYTYALLSHYYGVGFWTALPIAGAMAALFGFLLGFPVLRLRGDYLAIVTLGFGEIIRILLRNMTSVTGGPNGISGIDKPTLFGLSFDRRAAEGMQTFHEYFGVAYNSVNKVIFLYLIALLLVLLTLFVINRLLRMPIGRAWEALREDEIACRALGMNPTVIKLSAFTLGATFAGFAGSFFAARQGLVSPESFTFIESAIILAIVVLGGMGSQLGVILAAIVMILLPELMREFSEYRMLMFGALMVLMMIWRPQGLLPMQRPHLELKQ
- a CDS encoding branched-chain amino acid ABC transporter substrate-binding protein, with the protein product MKTKQRLSKIFLAMALTGAASYTLAADTIRIGLAGPVTGPVAQYGDMQFIGAEMAIEQINKAGGVNGAQLKGVRYDDACDPKQAVAVANKIVNDNVKFVVGHLCSSSTQPASDIYEDEGILMITAASTSPDITSRGYELIFRTIGLDSLQGPTAGNFIADHVKPKNVAVIHDKQQYGEGIATAVKQTLEGKNIKVGLFEGINAGDKDFSSLIAKLKREGVDFVYYGGYHPELGLLLRQSKEKGLNVRFMGPEGVGNSEISAIAGPASEGMYVTLPKSFDQDPRNKELVDGFKAKKQDPSGPFVFPAYAAVQVIAEGIEKAGSTDTDKVAEALRSNTFDTPTGMLSFDEKGDLKDFNFVVYEWHQDGTKTEAK
- the livH gene encoding high-affinity branched-chain amino acid ABC transporter permease LivH, translating into MPELYHYLQQLINGLTVGSTYALIAIGYTMVYGIIGMINFAHGEVYMIGSYVTFIAIVGLSMMGLDALPILMIGAFVAAMIVTSAYGYSIERVAYRPLRGSNRLIPLISAIGMSIFLQNVVLLAQDSKDKAIPNLMPGNLVIGESAMNGVVISYMQILIFVVTFVAMYGLTLFISRSRLGRACRACAEDLKMANLLGINTNSIIALTFVIGAALAAVAAVLISMQYGVINPHIGFLAGIKAFTAAVLGGIGSIPGAMLGGLVLGVAEAFGADIFGDQYKDVVAFSLLILVLLFRPTGILGRPEVEKV
- a CDS encoding DUF2288 domain-containing protein, whose translation is MADDASTLYAKLLGETAAITWQELQPFFARGALLQVAGDADLVAVAQAVAEDDQAKVAAWLNAGQLSKMQAEQAQDWQQRDPDLWAVVVAPWVLVQEREQPSVVH
- the livG gene encoding high-affinity branched-chain amino acid ABC transporter ATP-binding protein LivG, producing MSRPILEVRGLMMRFGGLLAVNEVGLTVHDKQVVSMIGPNGAGKTTVFNCLTGFYQPTAGEILLDGTPIHGLPGHKIARQGVVRTFQNVRLFKDMTAVENLLVAQHRHLNTNFLAGLLKTPGFRKSERTAMDFAAHWLEQVNLTDVANRPAGTLAYGQQRRLEIARCMMTRPRILMLDEPAAGLNPKETEDLKALIAMLRDEHGVTVLLIEHDMKLVMSISDHIYVINQGTPLADGSPEQVRNNPDVIKAYLGEA
- a CDS encoding PhnE/PtxC family ABC transporter permease, producing MLNPALVRHDPATASRLMLTLLVVALLWPGLKLSELDLGVLFDGSNADTMGTFVSAFWPPEHSGEFLELLWQATLETLAIATAGMALALGVALPCALLATRAMSLSALSRGGRPAWWAQALRWPVRGLLIVLRSIPEIVWALLFVRAVGLGPTAGVLAIAITYAGMLGKVYAEIFESVDPLPARALLGAGASRLQAFLYGVLPQATGEMLSYSVYRWECAIRASVVMGFVGAGGLGQQMDLSMRMFAGGEVASMLLTFLMLVLLADLLSRLLRWRFA